The genomic segment TTCAACTATTTGAAACCGAGCAGGAACAACAGCAAGTGATGTGGCAGGGAACCCGTCGCCTGCTATTGCTGAATATACCTTCTCCGGTGAAGTATTTGCACGAGAAGCTGCCGAATAAAGCCAAACTGGGGCTCTATTTTAATCCATTTGGTAAAGTGCTGGACCTCATTGATGACTGCATTGCCTGCGGTGTGGATAAGCTGGTTATTGAACACGGTGGCCCGGCCTGGGATGAAGCCTCTTTTGATTCACTGAAAGAGTTTATTCGTGCGGAATTGAACGAGAGCGTAGTGGCTATTGCCAAACAGGTCGAACAGATTCTGACCACTGCACATAATATTAATAAACGCCTTAAAGGACGGGTGGATATGTCGGTTGCATTAGCGCTATCAGATATTAAAGCGCAAATGGGACGTCTTATTTACCGTGGGTTTGTTTGTGAAAGCGGCTGGCACAGATTGCCGGATATCTTGCGTTACTTGCAGGCTATTGAGCGTAGAATCGATAAGTTACCCATTGATCCTCATCGCGACCGAGCTCAAATGCTGAAAGTGGAACATATTCAGAAGATGTATCAACAGCTATTGAATAAGCTTCCGCCTCATAAGCCACTCAGTGATGAAGTGACAGAAATTCGCTGGATGATAGAGGAATTGCGGGTTAGTTATTTTGCTCAACAGTTAGGGACACCATCTCCAATCTCGGATAAACGCATTCAACAGGCCATTGATAAGGTTACAGTGTAACTAAATATTCCACCTTATCTTGATTAATAAGGTAGAACTTAGATTAAGGATATTAGCGATGAAGCATCAGGTATTTCGAGACAAGGCGTTTATTCGCAGTGATTTTCCTGATGAAATCGTTGAGCATTGTCAGTTTTATCAGTGTAGTTTTGACCGTGTGGATTTGAGTGAGATGCAATTTCTGCACTGTAAATTCTATGACGAGCAGCAAGACAGCGGTTGCTCGTTTTATCGTGCTATGTTGAAAGAGAGCCATTTCCACCACTGCAATTTGAGCCTAGCGGATTTTCGGCATATTGATGCCATGGAGTTAGAAATAGCCGATTGTAAAGTATTGGGGGCGAATTTTAAAGGCGCCAGCTTTGTGAATATGATCGGTAGCAATAGTTATTTCTGCTCCGCCAGTTTTCTACGTAATAACTTCAGCTACTGTAATTTTGAAGATGTGGTTTTAGAACAGTGCGAACTGCGAGAAAACCGCTGGTCGGAAGCTAACCTACTAGCCGCCCGATTTTGCGGCTCCGATTTGTCCGGCGGCGAATTCCATCATATCGACTGGGAATCAGCAGACTTCACCGGCTGCGACCTGGATTCGTGTGCGAAAGCGCGGGATTGTTAAGGGGGCTCGCAAGCCCCCTTAACTCGGCCACTTGCACCGTAGTCTATTTGGACTCAATACTATTAGTGGACGAAACTGACTCGATACTCAACTCACTCAACCCTTACGATAACGTCATCCACAACGCCGGTGCCAACAAAACAAACAGCAAAACAATAATGGCGCGCTCAGTAACGTTCAACGGTTTCTTTTTGTTAATCGCCGCATAACGAGCATAGATAAATACCAGAATGCCGGGCGCATACAGCACCACTGACATAAACAGATTTTCCAGACCGGAAGCGTAAATTAACCACAGACCATAAATACTGGCTCCAGCGGCGGTTAGCCCCAGTTTCATGCTTTTACGGCGAATAGCTTCTTTCAGCAGGAAAGCGCCAACCAGAAAATAAGGGATAAGAATCATCTCAGAAGCAATGATCAACAGGGTATTGTAGTTACTTCCCGTCAGCCAGATTAACAGCAGACTGAGCTGGATAATGCCGTTGGTGAACCACAAGGACGCTGAAGGGGCACCTTTATGATTCTGGTGAATAAACGCATGGGGAAAAGCGCCATGCTGAGCCGCTAAAAATGGAACCTCAGCGGCCATAATCGTCCAGCTCAGATAGGCGGCACACACTGAAATAATTAAGCCTGCGGCAATAACAATTTCACCAATTGGTCCCATTAGCATAACCATGACGCCGGACATGGATGGGTTACGCATCCCGGCTAACTCAATGCGAGGTACTACGCCCAGCGACAGCAACGTGATCAGCAGATAAACACACAGGGCCATCAGAACCGCCAACACGGTTGCACGCCCTACATCGGCTTTATGCTTTGCCCGGCCGGAAACCACCACCGCACCTTCAATCCCGATAAACACCCACAGGGTGATCAGCATGGTACTTTTTACCTGCTCCCAAACTGGCTGACCAAGATTAACACCGGTGAAGTCGAGTTTGAAAACATCAATATTAAAAGCCAGCGTAGCCAGAATGATGAATAACGCGATAGGGATTAGCTTAGCCAGTGTGGCTATCAGGTTTATTAGTGCCGCAGTTTGTACACCGCGTAATATTAAGCCATGCACAATCCATAACAGTACGGAAGCGCCCAGCATAGCCTGCCAGGTATTACCTTCACCAAAAACAACATGCCCGGGAGAGTCGGTAAAAAAGCTCAGGGCAGCAAACACAATCACCAAATAGGAGAGGTTGGCTACCACGGCACAAATCCAATAACCCCAGGCAGAACAGAAACCGATCAGTTCACCAAAACCTTCTTTAGCGTAGGTAAATATACCTCCATCCAGATCGGGGCGAATACGGGTTAGCAGCAACAGAGCGAAAGCCAGAAACAGAATACCGGTACCGGTGATGGCCCAACCTATCAGCAGCGCTGCCGGGCTTGCCACTTCAGCCATATTTTGCGGAAGGCTGAATATGCCAGCGCCGAGCATAGAACTTAACACCAGCGCGGTTAGCGTGGTAAGGCCGAGTTTTTTTTCCAACGTCAGATACCTGATAAAGAGCGGTCAAATTAGCCTGTTGGGCTACAACACATATGCTGTGGCAGATTGGCTAAAAAATTTTGCTGATTCTACGTAGCGATGACTGACGTTGCAATGGATTAATGCACTGAAAAAGGACCGAACATTGAAGGGGAAATAACAACAATAAAAAAGGGCGATAATCTATCGCCCTCAATTTTTATAACCAAATGATTTATTTAAATATATCTGCCGTTACGGTGGTGTTGCCACTGCCTTTTTGCCACTCGCGGGTTACGTGGAAATATTTACCACCTTTCGCCGCTGCGCGTTTAGCAATCTGTTCATACATCTCAACTGAGTTGCTGAAGTTATCCGTAAAGGTAATGCTGTCAAACGGTGTCATTTTCATTGCGGTTGCGTTATTCAGCATTTGAACTTTAGTACCATCTTTCAGCGTCACGGTATAACGGGAGCCTTCTGAGCTGGTCTGAGTTTCAAAGAAACGACCTACATCACCACTGAAAGAGGTGGAAGATGCTACGTTTGGAATTTCAACTTCGGCCGCCGCTGCACCACCTGCAGCCAGTGCAGCTTTACCTGCATCTGAATCAGCCGGAATTGGGTCATCTTTTATTTGAATTTTACGTTCCGGAGCATCTTTCTTATAGATAAATGCCGTTACGTATTGGTTAGCACCACGGTTTGCATCGATTTGTCTGACGATAAAGAAAGAGTAAGCTCCTTTCTCACTGGCCAACTTACCAATAGTGCTGTTGATATCATCCTGAATAGGGAAGTTACCGCGAATAGAAACGGTATCAAAAGGTTCAAGCTTGCTGGCCTCGTCGCGAGGTAATTCACGCACGCCGCTATACACACGGTACTTCACTTCTTCAACGGCTGGTTTAGCGTCGGTATGGTACAGATCAACGGTAACCCGTGAATTACTGCCGTTATTAACTTCACTAATATCACGAACAAAGAACGCTGATGCACCACGCTTATCCGCTTGTTTTGATGCTGCTTTGTTGGCGTCGTAGATACTATCGTAACGACCAGAAAAAGTGATTCTGTCAAAAGGTGCTAATGAATCAGCCTTCTCAGGGGTGAGTTCTTCGGCAGCAAACACAGAGAAAGCCATTCCGGAAAGCAGGGCTGTAGTAATTAGCGTTGTCTTCAGCTTCATAAAAGGATCCTTTACGCCTTAATTATTAACATTTGTTAACGTATGCATAAATCAGTACCGACAAGGGTAAGCGATTATGTCATGGAATTACAGGGGATGCTTTAGCATTTTTCATCATTCCGTTATCACTAGGTTAGCCAGAAATCAGGCTGATTTACACTACTTTGATAACAATCAGATAAAAAACTTGCGGATAAAGAGAGAGAACGGTGGATCGCCGAGTATATTTTCAGTAGGTTATAGGCAGCTGAATTAACCGGGGTAATTATCGTTTTATGATGATTACCCCAATCCAGTGTTCTCGGCTCAATAATGTAATAAATAAGTAAGGTTTAACAATACACTTATCATCCACGACCGATGAAAGGGAATATTATGCGAATTGGTGTACCAAGAGAGCGGTTGGCCAATGAAGCCCGGGTTGCTGCAACACCGAAAACGGTTGAGCAGTTAATCAAGTTAGGCTTCACTGTGGCCATAGAACAAGGAGCAGGTAAACTTGCCAGCTTTGAGGACTCAGCTTATGAAGCTGCCGCGGCAACGATTGTCTCAACAGATGATGTCTGGCAGTCAGATATTATTTTGAAAGTTAATGCGCCAGAAGAGTTTGAAATCGAATTGCTTCGTGAAGGCACTACGCTGGTCAGCTTTATTTGGCCTGCGCAAAATCCGGAATTGATGCAGAAACTGGCCGACAAAAAAGTTACCGTACTGGCAATGGATTCGGTACCTCGCATTTCACGTGCCCAGTCAATGGATGCGCTAAGCTCAATGGCTAACATCGCCGGTTATCGTGCGATTGTTGAAGCTGCACACGAGTTTGGTCGTTTCTTTACCGGACAAATTACTGCCGCAGGTAAAGTGCCTCCGGCAAAAGTGATGGTGATAGGGGCAGGCGTTGCCGGTCTGGCAGCTATCGGCGCCGCTGGCAGTCTGGGAGCGATTGTCCGTGCGTTTGATACCCGTCCTGAAGTAAAAGAACAGGTTCAGAGTATGGGGGCTGAATTCCTTGAGTTAGATTTCGAGGAAGA from the Limnobaculum zhutongyuii genome contains:
- a CDS encoding pentapeptide repeat-containing protein gives rise to the protein MKHQVFRDKAFIRSDFPDEIVEHCQFYQCSFDRVDLSEMQFLHCKFYDEQQDSGCSFYRAMLKESHFHHCNLSLADFRHIDAMELEIADCKVLGANFKGASFVNMIGSNSYFCSASFLRNNFSYCNFEDVVLEQCELRENRWSEANLLAARFCGSDLSGGEFHHIDWESADFTGCDLDSCAKARDC
- a CDS encoding amino acid permease; protein product: MEKKLGLTTLTALVLSSMLGAGIFSLPQNMAEVASPAALLIGWAITGTGILFLAFALLLLTRIRPDLDGGIFTYAKEGFGELIGFCSAWGYWICAVVANLSYLVIVFAALSFFTDSPGHVVFGEGNTWQAMLGASVLLWIVHGLILRGVQTAALINLIATLAKLIPIALFIILATLAFNIDVFKLDFTGVNLGQPVWEQVKSTMLITLWVFIGIEGAVVVSGRAKHKADVGRATVLAVLMALCVYLLITLLSLGVVPRIELAGMRNPSMSGVMVMLMGPIGEIVIAAGLIISVCAAYLSWTIMAAEVPFLAAQHGAFPHAFIHQNHKGAPSASLWFTNGIIQLSLLLIWLTGSNYNTLLIIASEMILIPYFLVGAFLLKEAIRRKSMKLGLTAAGASIYGLWLIYASGLENLFMSVVLYAPGILVFIYARYAAINKKKPLNVTERAIIVLLFVLLAPALWMTLS
- the ydgH gene encoding DUF1471 family protein YdgH, with amino-acid sequence MKLKTTLITTALLSGMAFSVFAAEELTPEKADSLAPFDRITFSGRYDSIYDANKAASKQADKRGASAFFVRDISEVNNGSNSRVTVDLYHTDAKPAVEEVKYRVYSGVRELPRDEASKLEPFDTVSIRGNFPIQDDINSTIGKLASEKGAYSFFIVRQIDANRGANQYVTAFIYKKDAPERKIQIKDDPIPADSDAGKAALAAGGAAAAEVEIPNVASSTSFSGDVGRFFETQTSSEGSRYTVTLKDGTKVQMLNNATAMKMTPFDSITFTDNFSNSVEMYEQIAKRAAAKGGKYFHVTREWQKGSGNTTVTADIFK